A region of the Gemmatimonadota bacterium genome:
CCCGAAGCCCGGGAGCACCGTCGTGGTGAGCGCGGCGAGCGGCGCCGTCGGGAGCGCGGTCGGGCAACTGGCCAAGGTGCATGGCGCGCGCGCGGTCGGCATCGCGGGTGGGGCCGAGAAGTGCCGCTACGTCACCGAGGGCCTCGGCTTCGATGCCTGCATCGACTACAAGGAGCACCGCGACCTGGGGCGCTGTCCAAGGCGCTCAAGGCGGCGTGCCCCGACGGCATCGACGGACACTTCGAGAACGTGGGCGGCATGATCCTCGACGCCGTGATGCTGCGCGCCAACGCCTTCGCGCGCGTGGCCATCTGCGGAATGATCGCCGGCTACAACGGCGAGCCCATTCCGATGACCTATCCACAACTCATCCTGACAAACCGGATGAAGGTGGAAGGGTTCATCGTGAGTGAGCACATGGAGGTGTGGCCCGAGGCGCTCACGGAGCTCGGCACGCTCGTCGCCACCAAACGCCTCACGTACCGCGAGACGATCGCCGAGGGGCTGGCCTCCGCCCCCGAGGCGTTCTTCGGGCTGCTGAAGGGGAAGAACTTCGGGAAGCAGCTGGTGAAGCTGGCGTAGGGGCGGTCAGCGCCGGCGCGAGGGCCCGAGGGCGTCCCGAACGCCGGTCGCCAGCTGCACGCCGCGCGCTCACTTGCCTGGCTTTCTCGGAAACAGCTCGTCGCGGTTGGCCAGCGTGTACGCCGTCCACGCCATCACAGTCGCCGCCTGCTTCAGGTCATCAGGGATCAGGCGCTCGAAGGTGTCCGCGCTGGAGTGGTGGCTGCGGATGGTGTATTCCAGCGGGTCCTGCAGGAAGGTGAAGCCGGGAATCCCGACGTCGTCGAAGTCCTGGTGCTCGTTGCCGCCGACGTTCCCCTTGGGGATGGCCTGCACGCCAAGTTCGCGCAGCGGGGTGAAGATCTGCTCGAAGACGGGGCGCATGGTGGGGTGCGACTGGTCCCAGAGTCCGCGCAACTTCCCGGCGCCGTTGTCGAGGTTGAGGTAGACGGAGATCTTCGGCCACAGCTCGGGATGGCGGGCAATCCAGCCGGCGACGCCGAGGTGGCGCCCTTCTTCCGACGTCCAGATCCCGACACGGATGGTGCGGCGCGGCTTGAGGTCGAGCGCCTTGAGGATGCGCATCGCCTCCATGACGACGGCGATCCCCGACGCGTTGTCGGTGGCCCCGGTCCCGGCGTGCCAGCTGTCGAGGTGCCCCCCGAACATCACGTACTCGTCGGCCTTGTCGGTCCCCGGCAGGTCGGCCAGCGTGTTGTAGCCTATCGAATCGTCGTTCACCCAGCGCGTGCGGCTCTCCACCTCTACCTCCACGGGGAGTCCGCGCTTCACGTTGCGCCACATCTGCCCGTACTGCTCGTACGACACCACCAGCGCCGGGATCGGCTCACCCGCCTTCTGCTGGCGGATGTTGTGCCACCCGGGAATGGCGGCGACGCGAATGATGCCGTAGGCGATGGGCGACGGCGCGAGCAGTGCGGCGATCCCCTCGCCCTTGAGCGCGCGCATGGCATCCTCAAAACGATCGCCGAGCTTGCGGCGATCGAGACGCACCTGCTGGGGTGACCACTGGAAGTCCGGGCGCAACTTCGGGTCGTCCAACTCGGCTTGCGTGTAACGGCGCGTGCGCGTGGGATACTCCATCTGCAGGTAGTCCCACGGCTCGTAGTAGTAGCTGCTCTGGGTCTTTGGAGGCTCCCCCCACAGCACGATCTTCCCCTTGAGCTTTCCGCCGTACTTCTGCACGAGCGTCGCCGAGTCGGAGGCTTCGACGGCCACCACCTGCGACTTCACGAGCCCGACGGTACTCCCGCTCCAGGCCATGGCCTGCGCGACCAACGGCTGCGGGTACGGCGTGAGGATGTTCCCCACGTAGCGCACGCGCTCCCAGCCACGTCCCCACGTCCCCCACGGCTCCACGAACGCGTTGCGCAATCCCCAACGCGTCAGCTGCTCAGCGGTCCACTGGTTGGCCTGCTTCACCGCGCGCGATCCCTGCGGGCGAGGGCCGATGACGTCGGTGAGGTACCCCGCCGTCTCCATGACCTGCGAGCGGTTGTAGGCCTCGTCGCGGATGCGCGCGAGCGCGCCGAGGTCGAGCTTTTCCTGGACCACCTGCGCGCCCGCGACGGACGGGACACAGGCGAGCACGGCGAGGGTGAAGCGCCGGCAGGCAGCGGGGAGGTGACGCATGGCCATGGGTCGCGTGATGGGGTTGGGCACGGGCAACCGAGGTGCCGTACTCGACATACGTCGGCGGAAGGCGTCGGTACCAACGGGTGTGTTGGTATGCACGGGCAAGTGGGGCGTACTCCGGAGTAGCGCGCCTTCTCCGGGAGTGTCTCCGCCATGCGTCTCGATCCACGGTCACGTCGGTCCATCCCGCTCGCGATCGCCATGCTCCTCTTCGCGACCGCGTCGTCGTCTCGCGCCCAGGTCGCTGCCGGGGAGACGAGGCGAACGACGGGGCAGCAGGGGTTCACCCTGGAACAGGTGCGCTCGTACCCGTTTGCCGGGGAGTTGGTCGCCGCCAGGCGCGCCCCCCGCCTCGCCTGGGCCTTCAACGAGCAGGGCCGCCGCAACATCTGGGTGGGCGAGGCCCCCTCGTACGAGGCCCGCCAGCTGACGCACTTCGACCGCGACGATGGGCAGGAACTCTCCAGCGTCAGCATCTCGGCCGACGGACGCTACGTCGTCTTCGTGCGCGGCGGCGACCACGACTGCAACTGGGACTGCACCGTCCCGGTCAACCCGACGTCGTCGCCGATTGCGCCGGTCGTGTCGGTGTGGATCGCGCCGTTCGACGGGAGCGCGCCGCGCGCGATCGGGGATGGCGACACGCCGGCGATTTCGCCGACGGGCGACGTGGTGGCGTACGTGCGCGACCGGCAGATCTGGGTCGCCCCGCTCGACGGTTCCGCCGCGCCACGCCGGCTGTTCGCCGCGCGCGGCGAGCTGCGCGAGCCGGCCTGGTCGCCCGACGGCCGCAAGCTCGCCTTTGTCGCCGACCGCGGCGATCACGCATTCATCGGCGTCTACGAGAACGACAGCACGGCGATTCAGTGGCTCGCCCCCACCACGAGCCGCGATCTCATGCCGCGCTGGTCGCCCGACGGGAAGCGCATCGCCTTCGTCCGGCGCCCGGGCCTGGGCGGTCCCCCCGATTCAATCCTCACGTTTCCGTTGCAGCCGTGGAAGATCGTGGTCGCCGACGTGGAAACGGGGGCCGGCCGAGTCGTCTGGAAGAGCCCCAACACCGTGCGGGGCGGCTATCCGCGGAGCTTTGGGGCGAACCTCATGTACGGTGCCGGTGGGCGCATTGCCTACCTGTCGTACGAAGACGGATGGCCGCACCTGTACTCGGTGAGCGACGCAGGAGGCGCCCCGCTACTCCTCACACCGGGCGACTACATGGTCGAGACGGTGCGCCCGAGCCCCGACGGACGGTTCCTCGTCTACTCGGCCAATGCGGGAACGGGCGGCGACGACATCGACCGCCGCCACCTGGGGCGCGTCTCGGTGGAGCGGAGCGATGCGCGCGTGCTCACGCCGGGCACCGGGCTCGAGTTCTCCCCGGTCGTGACCTCGGATGGGGCGACGATCGCCTTCCTCGGCGCCACCGCGTTGCAGCCGGCGATGCCGATGGTGATGCCGGCCGGCGGAGGTCCTTCGCGCAGCATCGCGGCGTCGCGCCTTCCTGCCACCTTCCCGCGCGACCAGCTGGTCGTCCCACGCCCCGTCTCCTTTCGTGCGCCTGACGGACTGGTGATCCGTGCACAGCTCTTCGAGCGCCCCGGCGGCCCCTCGCGGAAGCCGGCGGTGGTCTTCGCCCACGGCGGCCCGGAGCGCCAGATGCTGCTGGGCTGGCACTACATGGACTACTACGCCGGCACCTACGCGCTCAACCAGTACCTGGCGTCGTTAGGGTATGTCGTCCTGTCGGTGAACTTCCGGCTGGGACTCGGGTACGGCTTCGACTTCCATCGCATCGTCGACGGCTGGTCGCGCGGGGCGTCGGAGTACCAGGACATCAAGGCGGCGGGGGAGTACCTGCGCACGCTCCCACAGGTGGACGGGCGCCGCATCGGGATCTACGGCGGTTCGTACGGGGGCTTCCTCACCGCCATGGCGCTGGGCAAGGACTCCGACCTCTTCGCCGTCGGGGTCGACATCCATGGCCCCTCCGACTGGACCGCCGACAACGCCTCGCGCATTGGCGGGTTGGCGTGGGACTATGAAAAGGGCGACCGCTCGCGCGCGGCCGACGTCGCGTTCAATGCCTCGCCCGTTGCATACGTCGATGGCTGGCGCTCGCCGGTGCTCTTCATCCACGGCGACGACGACCGGAACACGCGCTTCTATCACACGATCGACCTCGTCAGGCGACTCGAGGTCCGTGGCGTGCCCTACGAGGAATTGATCATCCCCGACGACACGCACCACTGGATGCGGCACGCCAACGCGTTGCGCGTATGGACGGCGACGGTGGAGTTCCTGGGGCGGTACCTGAAGCCGGAGTCTGCGCGTCGTTAGGTGAAGCGGACACGAGACCGAGACCATCCCCCGAGCGCCCGTGTTGCACGGCGCGCTATCGTGCGCGGCGCGCTATGGCACCCGGCGCGCCAGCAGATTCGCCAGGATGCGATACGCCCCCGGCACACCGTACGGCAGCTGCCGGTGCAGCGCCAGCGCCACGTAGCTCCACTGCCCGGCCCCCACGCGCGCCGTCACCCACACGCCGGACTGCGCCGCCTGCCCCGTATCGTGCATCTCCACCAACGGGGTGTACTCCGGCGCGAGCTGCGTGAGGAACTTCGACCCCCGCTGTTCGATCCAACCGTCGAAATCGCGCGGCGTGATGCGGTTGGGCGAGGTCAGCAGCGGGTGTTCGGGCGCGAGCACGCGAACCGGCGCGTCCTCCTCGGTCGTCTCCTCGGCGTCGTTCGGGAGTGCGGCGGGAAACGGGGCCATCGTCTCGGGGCGGAACTCCTGCGTCTGGTACAGGATGACGACGTTGCCTCCCTGCTTCGCGTACGCGACCAGTGCGGGCGTGGCCGCCGCCAGTTCCGGGCGCACCGCATATGCCCGCGTCCCGATGACCACCGCGTCGAACGTCCCGAAGTCGCCAGCCGCAACGGTTGTGGCATCGAGCAGGGTCACTGCAGCACCGAGCTGCGCGATGGCCTCGGGGACCAGGTCGCCCACGCCCATGATGTAGCCCACCCTGAGCCCGGCGGCGAGCGTCACCGGCACGCGCCGCAGTTGCACCGTGGGCGAGGCGTAGAGGCGTACCGGTTCGAGTTCCCGATGCTCGCTCACCGTGACGGCATCACGCCAATCGCGGTCGTGCACGCGCGCGGACGCCGTAAGCGTCAGCGAGTCGCGCCCCGCGGGGAGCGTCACGTCGAAGGTGACCGACTGCCGCTCTCCCATACCCACGCGAACGATGCTGGGCGAGGTGACGCGCGCGCCGGCGGACGACGTCAGCGTGACCGCCGCCTCGACCGGCGTTAGGCTGTACCCGGTGACCTCCACGCTGACCTGCTCCCGGGCCTCGCCGTTGACGGTCACCACGCGCACTGCCGGCAGCGCGCGCAACGATACAGGTGGCACGACCACCAGCCGCGGATACGTGACCCCCTCGGGCTCGCGCGAGCGCCGATATCGCACGACGCGCTCGATGGTGATCAGCTCGCCCGCCACGCGCACGGTGGCCCGCACGCGCACCGGATCGGCGCCACGCGGCGAATGATCCGGGCTCCCGTCGCGCCACCGATAGTGCTGCTCCGAGATGAGGTCGCGCACGACGGGGGGGCGGCTCGGCTCGGCCGAGGGCGGCACGGTGAGGTCGAGCGTCGATCTCCACGACGTATCGGCGCGCAGCAGCTGGGCCGGCACGATCGGCGCCGGCCGTACCCACCCCTCGGGGGTCAGCAGTTCCACCCGTTCGAGCACGACCGGCTCCGGCGCGCCTCGCGAGACCTCGAGCTGCACGCCGACCGTCTCGCCCGGGACGACCGGTCGGCCATCGCCACTGGCCGGTCCGGCGAGCGCCGTCACCTGCAACGCGAGCGCCGCGGCGATTGCCCGTTCGAACTGGCGCCGCTTGAGGTCGAGGAGCTGCGTCGCGTGAGGCGCCGTGCCGGGCGTCATCCCTTGTGCTGCTCGCACAGTGCGGAGTCCTGCGACGAGCACCGGTACCACGGTCCATGGCGCATCGGGCCGCCAGCTGCCCAACGCCTGCCGTGCGGCATCCTCGGCCTGGCGGAGCAGTTCGGGTGCGCCGGTGGGTGCTCGCTCGCCGGCCATCGCAAAGAGCGATGCGAGCGACACGTCCATGCCGGCGAACATGTCGTCGCCTGCCGGGGCGGGATCGCCGGCGAGTTGCTGCAAGCGTTGCGGTGCCGCGCCGGTCGCCAGGCTCCGCCGCCCCGCGGTCTGCGACCGTTGGCGCGCGTACCCGTCGGCACCTAACGACTGGTACGACTCCCCCAGCCACGGATCGTACCGCCCCGCATCGACCACCACCCCCGCCGGCTCTCCCGCCCGCACGTTGGCGCGAAAGAGGCGGCGCACGCGCCAGGGGCGCAGCCCTTCCTTCGACAGCTGTTCGGGGAAGCGCGCCGGATCGGCCGCCGCTGCCACGGCAAGCGGGGCGAGCACACCGGCCAGCTGGTGATGCCCATGACCATCGCGACTGCCGCCGAACCACCGCCCGACCACGACCAGCGGCCGGTTCTGGCGAATCACCCGCACCATGTCGCGCAGCACCGCGGTGGTGTCCCAACTCCGCGCCGCCTCGGCCATCGTCTTCGAGAAGCCGTAGTCGACCGCCGACGTGAAGTACTGGTCGTCGAGACCGTAGTAGCGATCGGCAAGGAGCAGCTCCTCCGTGCGGACGAGCCCCAGCGCATCGAAGAGCTCACTCCCCGCGGCGTTGGCACCGGCCTCACCGCGATTGAGCGTGAGCAGCGCCGTACGCGCACCGGTCCCGCGCGAGAGGTACGTGAGCAGCCCCGCCTGTTCGTCGTCAGGGTGCGCGGTTACCTGCATCACACTGGCCAGGGTGCTCAGCTCCAGGAGCCGCTGGCGTAGCCCGGCG
Encoded here:
- a CDS encoding M20/M25/M40 family metallo-hydrolase encodes the protein MAMRHLPAACRRFTLAVLACVPSVAGAQVVQEKLDLGALARIRDEAYNRSQVMETAGYLTDVIGPRPQGSRAVKQANQWTAEQLTRWGLRNAFVEPWGTWGRGWERVRYVGNILTPYPQPLVAQAMAWSGSTVGLVKSQVVAVEASDSATLVQKYGGKLKGKIVLWGEPPKTQSSYYYEPWDYLQMEYPTRTRRYTQAELDDPKLRPDFQWSPQQVRLDRRKLGDRFEDAMRALKGEGIAALLAPSPIAYGIIRVAAIPGWHNIRQQKAGEPIPALVVSYEQYGQMWRNVKRGLPVEVEVESRTRWVNDDSIGYNTLADLPGTDKADEYVMFGGHLDSWHAGTGATDNASGIAVVMEAMRILKALDLKPRRTIRVGIWTSEEGRHLGVAGWIARHPELWPKISVYLNLDNGAGKLRGLWDQSHPTMRPVFEQIFTPLRELGVQAIPKGNVGGNEHQDFDDVGIPGFTFLQDPLEYTIRSHHSSADTFERLIPDDLKQAATVMAWTAYTLANRDELFPRKPGK
- a CDS encoding S9 family peptidase, with translation MLLFATASSSRAQVAAGETRRTTGQQGFTLEQVRSYPFAGELVAARRAPRLAWAFNEQGRRNIWVGEAPSYEARQLTHFDRDDGQELSSVSISADGRYVVFVRGGDHDCNWDCTVPVNPTSSPIAPVVSVWIAPFDGSAPRAIGDGDTPAISPTGDVVAYVRDRQIWVAPLDGSAAPRRLFAARGELREPAWSPDGRKLAFVADRGDHAFIGVYENDSTAIQWLAPTTSRDLMPRWSPDGKRIAFVRRPGLGGPPDSILTFPLQPWKIVVADVETGAGRVVWKSPNTVRGGYPRSFGANLMYGAGGRIAYLSYEDGWPHLYSVSDAGGAPLLLTPGDYMVETVRPSPDGRFLVYSANAGTGGDDIDRRHLGRVSVERSDARVLTPGTGLEFSPVVTSDGATIAFLGATALQPAMPMVMPAGGGPSRSIAASRLPATFPRDQLVVPRPVSFRAPDGLVIRAQLFERPGGPSRKPAVVFAHGGPERQMLLGWHYMDYYAGTYALNQYLASLGYVVLSVNFRLGLGYGFDFHRIVDGWSRGASEYQDIKAAGEYLRTLPQVDGRRIGIYGGSYGGFLTAMALGKDSDLFAVGVDIHGPSDWTADNASRIGGLAWDYEKGDRSRAADVAFNASPVAYVDGWRSPVLFIHGDDDRNTRFYHTIDLVRRLEVRGVPYEELIIPDDTHHWMRHANALRVWTATVEFLGRYLKPESARR
- a CDS encoding PIG-L family deacetylase; the protein is MGHAVWLAHLTAWKTALQTASKLVLKAAWMAAIAATPTELTAQRPAVLQLDPSDVFGGALPADRGAAGLRQRLLELSTLASVMQVTAHPDDEQAGLLTYLSRGTGARTALLTLNRGEAGANAAGSELFDALGLVRTEELLLADRYYGLDDQYFTSAVDYGFSKTMAEAARSWDTTAVLRDMVRVIRQNRPLVVVGRWFGGSRDGHGHHQLAGVLAPLAVAAAADPARFPEQLSKEGLRPWRVRRLFRANVRAGEPAGVVVDAGRYDPWLGESYQSLGADGYARQRSQTAGRRSLATGAAPQRLQQLAGDPAPAGDDMFAGMDVSLASLFAMAGERAPTGAPELLRQAEDAARQALGSWRPDAPWTVVPVLVAGLRTVRAAQGMTPGTAPHATQLLDLKRRQFERAIAAALALQVTALAGPASGDGRPVVPGETVGVQLEVSRGAPEPVVLERVELLTPEGWVRPAPIVPAQLLRADTSWRSTLDLTVPPSAEPSRPPVVRDLISEQHYRWRDGSPDHSPRGADPVRVRATVRVAGELITIERVVRYRRSREPEGVTYPRLVVVPPVSLRALPAVRVVTVNGEAREQVSVEVTGYSLTPVEAAVTLTSSAGARVTSPSIVRVGMGERQSVTFDVTLPAGRDSLTLTASARVHDRDWRDAVTVSEHRELEPVRLYASPTVQLRRVPVTLAAGLRVGYIMGVGDLVPEAIAQLGAAVTLLDATTVAAGDFGTFDAVVIGTRAYAVRPELAAATPALVAYAKQGGNVVILYQTQEFRPETMAPFPAALPNDAEETTEEDAPVRVLAPEHPLLTSPNRITPRDFDGWIEQRGSKFLTQLAPEYTPLVEMHDTGQAAQSGVWVTARVGAGQWSYVALALHRQLPYGVPGAYRILANLLARRVP